In the Emys orbicularis isolate rEmyOrb1 chromosome 3, rEmyOrb1.hap1, whole genome shotgun sequence genome, one interval contains:
- the PAQR8 gene encoding membrane progestin receptor beta produces the protein MMTAILERISTLSVSGQQLRRLPRLLEEGFPKMPCTVEESDVPQLFREPYIQTGYRPIGQEWRYYFFSLFQKHNEVVNVWTHLLAALAVLLRFKAFAEAEELSLDVSSLPLFIFVLSSLTYLTCSLLAHLLQSKSELSHYTFYFVDYVGVSVYQYGSALAHFYYSADQAWYDKFWLFFLPAAAFCGWLSCAGCCYAKYRYRRPYPLMRKMCQVIPAGLAFVLDISPVAHRVVMCHLGGCEEQAAWYHTFQILFFLISAYFFSCPVPEKYFPGSCDIIGHAHQIFHMFLALCTLSQLEAIFLDYKIRQEIFLSRHGPLSIYLSCASFFGLVACSAITAHFLQCRIKVGLAKRDS, from the coding sequence ATGATGACAGCCATCCTGGAGCGTATCAGCACCTTGTCCGTCAGCGGGCAGCAGCTCCGCCGCCTCCCCAGACTCCTGGAGGAAGGCTTCCCCAAGATGCCCTGCACTGTCGAAGAATCCGACGTGCCCCAGCTCTTCCGGGAGCCGTACATCCAGACGGGGTACCGCCCCATCGGCCAGGAGTGGCGCTACTACTTCTTCAGCCTGTTCCAGAAGCACAATGAGGTGGTCAACGTCTGGACTCACCTGCTGGCGGCCTTGGCTGTGTTGCTGAGGTTCAAGGCCTTTGCAGAAGCAGAGGAGCTGTCCTTGGACGTCTCATCCTTGCCTTTGTTCATCTTCGTGCTGTCCTCCCTCACCTACCTAACCTGCAGCCTCTTGGCCCACCTACTGCAATCCAAGTCGGAGCTGTCTCACTACACCTTCTACTTCGTGGACTATGTCGGGGTCAGCGTCTACCAATACGGCAGCGCCCTGGCCCATTTCTACTACAGCGCGGACCAAGCCTGGTACGACAAGTTCTGGCTCTTCTTCCTCCCCGCGGCTGCCTTCTGCGGCTGGCTCtcttgtgctggctgctgctacGCCAAGTACCGGTACCGGCGCCCCTATCCCCTCATGAGGAAGATGTGTCAGGTGATCCCAGCAGGGCTGGCGTTCGTCTTGGACATCAGCCCAGTTGCACACCGGGTGGTCATGTGCCACTTGGGGGGCTGCGAGGAGCAGGCTGCCTGGTACCACACCTTCCAGATACTGTTCTTTCTAATCAGTGCTTATTTCTTCTCCTGCCCAGTCCCCGAGAAGTATTTCCCGGGCTCCTGTGATATAATCGGCCATGCCCATCAGATCTTCCACATGTTCTTGGCCCTTTGCACGCTTTCGCAGCTGGAGGCCATCTTCCTGGATTACAAGATCAGGCAGGAGATTTTCCTGAGTAGACATGGACCCCTCTCCATCTACCTGTCCTGTGCCTCTTTCTTTGGCCTGGTGGCCTGTAGTGCCATCACGGCTCACTTCCTGCAGTGCAGGATCAAAGTGGGGCTGGCTAAAAGAGACTCCTGA